A stretch of the Lolium perenne isolate Kyuss_39 chromosome 3, Kyuss_2.0, whole genome shotgun sequence genome encodes the following:
- the LOC127321290 gene encoding potassium channel KAT2 isoform X3, with amino-acid sequence MDNVSNIFQNDLLPSLGARANRSIKLRKFIISPYDARYRTWETFLLVLVVYSAWIYPFELAFLRHLSWKLFLVENIVNGFFAIDIVLTFFLAYLDRKSYLLVDNPKRIAARYLSSWFIFDVCSTIPYQPFGLLLNKHGNGLAYKILNMLRLWRLRRLSALFARLEKDIRLNYYWIRCTKLISVTLFAVHCSGCFIYLIADRYPDPSKTWIGAAIPNYRSESLWVRYVTAIYWSITTLTTTGYGDLHAENPREMSFCICFMLFNLGLTAYLIGNMTNLVVQGSCRTRNFRDIIHAASQFAARNQLPDQIRDEMLAHICLRYNTEGLKQKETLDSLPKAVRSSIACHLFLPVLEKVYLFDGVSFTCRLQLVTTLEAEYYPPKETVILQNETPTDAYILVSGAVEVRVMTNGGEKVEKLLSGGDIFGEIGALCNTPQPFTFRTSRVSQLLRLHTTEFKNILQENKHDKEIIMNNLDQKMNSDQRFTTKMMEICQGDQNFGEHNRCSISNQVNVKDESKERETLTSCCSDECCKELNESDRHGAMYKTIEQGFFNRNNDLPDKEYQGIHDRFRKTYPVARELQEITHSCTEDGSVVSERKRVTIHMHPQQNKSSAVPCAKVINLPGSLDQLFNIARQKFASYSPTKLLNRDFAEIDDITAIQDGDHLFLVEI; translated from the exons ATGGATAACGTTAGCAACATCTTTCAAAATGACCTACTCCCATCTCTGGGAGCAAGAGCAAACCGATCTATCAAGTTGAGAAAATTCATCATTTCTCCTTATGATGCGCGTTACAG GACCTGGGAAacattcttgcttgtgcttgttgTTTATTCAGCATGGATCTACCCATTTGAACTAGCATTTCTGAGACATCTCTCGTGGAAACTTTTCCTCGTCGAAAACATTGTCAATGGCTTCTTTGCAATTGATATTGTTCTTACCTTTTTTCTAGCATATCTCGATCGCAAGTCTTATCTTCTAGTGGATAATCCAAAAAGGATTGCAGCCAG ATATCTCTCTTCCTGGTTCATTTTTGACGTATGTTCAACGATTCCATATCAACCGTTTGGTCTACTCCTTAACAAGCATGGAAATGGCCTTGCTTATAAGATACTCAACATGCTTCGATTATGGCGTCTTCGGCGCCTCAGTGCATTATTTGCCAG GCTTGAAAAGGATATCCGGCTGAACTACTACTGGATAAGATGCACCAAACTCATTTCT GTTACTCTTTTTGCAGTACATTGTTCAGGATGTTTCATTTACTTAATAGCTGATAGATACCCTGATCCATCAAAAACCTGGATAGGAGCAGCAATACCAAACTACAGATCAGAGAGTCTATGGGTTCGATATGTGACAGCAATTTACTGGTCCATTACAACACTCACAACAACTGGTTATGGCGATCTCCATGCAGAGAATCCAAGAGAAATGTCATTTTGCATATGTTTCATGCTATTTAACCTCGGATTGACAGCATACCTCATAGGTAACATGACAAACCTGGTTGTCCAGGGAAGTTGCCGGACCAGGAACTTT AGAGATATCATCCATGCTGCCTCCCAGTTTGCTGCACGGAATCAGTTACCTGATCAAATTAGGGATGAAATGCTAGCTCATATCTGCTTAAGGTATAACACAGAGGGGCTGAAACAGAAGGAAACATTGGATAGTCTCCCCAAGGCAGTCCGTTCAAGCATAGCGTGCCACTTATTCCTCCCTGTCCTAGAAAAAGTATATCTTTTCGATGGCGTTTCCTTTACTTGCAGGCTCCAATTG GTTACCACGCTGGAAGCAGAGTACTACCCACCAAAAGAAACTGTCATACTCCAGAACGAAACACCTACAGATGCTTACATATTAGTTTCTGGAGCAGTG GAAGTGCGGGTAATGACTAACGGAGGAGAAAAG GTTGAGAAATTACTATCAGGTGGTGACATATTTGGTGAAATAGGAGCTCTTTGCAACACTCCCCAGCCATTTACTTTCCGCACATCCAGAGTTTCACAACTACTGAGGCTGCACACAACAGAGTTCAAAAACATTTTGCAGGAAAACAAACACGACAAAGAAATTATAATGAACAATCTTGACCAG AAAATGAACTCAGATCAAAGGTTCACTACTAAGATGATGGAGATATGTCAAGGGGATCAAAATTTTGGAGAGCACAACCGATGTTCTATATCCAATCAAGTCAACGTaaaggatgaatcaaaagaaagagaaacatTAACATCATGTTGCAGTGATGAATGTTGTAAAGAACTCAATGAATCAGACAGACATGGAGCAATGTACAAGACTATTGAACAGGGTTTCTTCAATAGAAACAATGATTTACCTGATAAAG AATATCAAGGAATTCATGATAGGTTCAGAAAGACATATCCAGTTGCTAGAGAACTCCAGGAGATCACTCATTCATGCACAGAAGATGGTTCCGTGGTTTCAGAAAGAAAAAGAGTGACAATTCATATGCACCCACAGCAAAACAAAAGTTCGGCGGTGCCCTGTGCAAAAGTCATAAATCTGCCAGGATCTCTGGATCAACTATTCAACATAGCTC GTCAGAAGTTTGCCAGTTATTCTCCTACGAAACTGCTCAATCGAGATTTTGCTGAAATTGATGATATAACAGCAATTCAAGATGGTGACCATTTGTTTCTTGTGGAGATTTGA
- the LOC127321290 gene encoding potassium channel KAT2 isoform X1 yields MDNVSNIFQNDLLPSLGARANRSIKLRKFIISPYDARYRTWETFLLVLVVYSAWIYPFELAFLRHLSWKLFLVENIVNGFFAIDIVLTFFLAYLDRKSYLLVDNPKRIAARYLSSWFIFDVCSTIPYQPFGLLLNKHGNGLAYKILNMLRLWRLRRLSALFARLEKDIRLNYYWIRCTKLISVTLFAVHCSGCFIYLIADRYPDPSKTWIGAAIPNYRSESLWVRYVTAIYWSITTLTTTGYGDLHAENPREMSFCICFMLFNLGLTAYLIGNMTNLVVQGSCRTRNFRDIIHAASQFAARNQLPDQIRDEMLAHICLRYNTEGLKQKETLDSLPKAVRSSIACHLFLPVLEKVYLFDGVSFTCRLQLVTTLEAEYYPPKETVILQNETPTDAYILVSGAVEVRVMTNGGEKVEKLLSGGDIFGEIGALCNTPQPFTFRTSRVSQLLRLHTTEFKNILQENKHDKEIIMNNLDQKMNSDQRFTTKMMEICQGDQNFGEHNRCSISNQVNVKDESKERETLTSCCSDECCKELNESDRHGAMYKTIEQGFFNRNNDLPDKGAGMENRVSTSQIVDIRKVDAHQHILTDNFMTEYQGIHDRFRKTYPVARELQEITHSCTEDGSVVSERKRVTIHMHPQQNKSSAVPCAKVINLPGSLDQLFNIARQKFASYSPTKLLNRDFAEIDDITAIQDGDHLFLVEI; encoded by the exons ATGGATAACGTTAGCAACATCTTTCAAAATGACCTACTCCCATCTCTGGGAGCAAGAGCAAACCGATCTATCAAGTTGAGAAAATTCATCATTTCTCCTTATGATGCGCGTTACAG GACCTGGGAAacattcttgcttgtgcttgttgTTTATTCAGCATGGATCTACCCATTTGAACTAGCATTTCTGAGACATCTCTCGTGGAAACTTTTCCTCGTCGAAAACATTGTCAATGGCTTCTTTGCAATTGATATTGTTCTTACCTTTTTTCTAGCATATCTCGATCGCAAGTCTTATCTTCTAGTGGATAATCCAAAAAGGATTGCAGCCAG ATATCTCTCTTCCTGGTTCATTTTTGACGTATGTTCAACGATTCCATATCAACCGTTTGGTCTACTCCTTAACAAGCATGGAAATGGCCTTGCTTATAAGATACTCAACATGCTTCGATTATGGCGTCTTCGGCGCCTCAGTGCATTATTTGCCAG GCTTGAAAAGGATATCCGGCTGAACTACTACTGGATAAGATGCACCAAACTCATTTCT GTTACTCTTTTTGCAGTACATTGTTCAGGATGTTTCATTTACTTAATAGCTGATAGATACCCTGATCCATCAAAAACCTGGATAGGAGCAGCAATACCAAACTACAGATCAGAGAGTCTATGGGTTCGATATGTGACAGCAATTTACTGGTCCATTACAACACTCACAACAACTGGTTATGGCGATCTCCATGCAGAGAATCCAAGAGAAATGTCATTTTGCATATGTTTCATGCTATTTAACCTCGGATTGACAGCATACCTCATAGGTAACATGACAAACCTGGTTGTCCAGGGAAGTTGCCGGACCAGGAACTTT AGAGATATCATCCATGCTGCCTCCCAGTTTGCTGCACGGAATCAGTTACCTGATCAAATTAGGGATGAAATGCTAGCTCATATCTGCTTAAGGTATAACACAGAGGGGCTGAAACAGAAGGAAACATTGGATAGTCTCCCCAAGGCAGTCCGTTCAAGCATAGCGTGCCACTTATTCCTCCCTGTCCTAGAAAAAGTATATCTTTTCGATGGCGTTTCCTTTACTTGCAGGCTCCAATTG GTTACCACGCTGGAAGCAGAGTACTACCCACCAAAAGAAACTGTCATACTCCAGAACGAAACACCTACAGATGCTTACATATTAGTTTCTGGAGCAGTG GAAGTGCGGGTAATGACTAACGGAGGAGAAAAG GTTGAGAAATTACTATCAGGTGGTGACATATTTGGTGAAATAGGAGCTCTTTGCAACACTCCCCAGCCATTTACTTTCCGCACATCCAGAGTTTCACAACTACTGAGGCTGCACACAACAGAGTTCAAAAACATTTTGCAGGAAAACAAACACGACAAAGAAATTATAATGAACAATCTTGACCAG AAAATGAACTCAGATCAAAGGTTCACTACTAAGATGATGGAGATATGTCAAGGGGATCAAAATTTTGGAGAGCACAACCGATGTTCTATATCCAATCAAGTCAACGTaaaggatgaatcaaaagaaagagaaacatTAACATCATGTTGCAGTGATGAATGTTGTAAAGAACTCAATGAATCAGACAGACATGGAGCAATGTACAAGACTATTGAACAGGGTTTCTTCAATAGAAACAATGATTTACCTGATAAAGGTGCGGGTATGGAAAATCGTGTTTCTACAAGTCAGATTGTAGACATAAGAAAGGTAGATGCACATCAACATATATTGACCGACAACTTCATGACAGAATATCAAGGAATTCATGATAGGTTCAGAAAGACATATCCAGTTGCTAGAGAACTCCAGGAGATCACTCATTCATGCACAGAAGATGGTTCCGTGGTTTCAGAAAGAAAAAGAGTGACAATTCATATGCACCCACAGCAAAACAAAAGTTCGGCGGTGCCCTGTGCAAAAGTCATAAATCTGCCAGGATCTCTGGATCAACTATTCAACATAGCTC GTCAGAAGTTTGCCAGTTATTCTCCTACGAAACTGCTCAATCGAGATTTTGCTGAAATTGATGATATAACAGCAATTCAAGATGGTGACCATTTGTTTCTTGTGGAGATTTGA
- the LOC127321290 gene encoding potassium channel KAT2 isoform X2, giving the protein MDNVSNIFQNDLLPSLGARANRSIKLRKFIISPYDARYRTWETFLLVLVVYSAWIYPFELAFLRHLSWKLFLVENIVNGFFAIDIVLTFFLAYLDRKSYLLVDNPKRIAARYLSSWFIFDVCSTIPYQPFGLLLNKHGNGLAYKILNMLRLWRLRRLSALFARLEKDIRLNYYWIRCTKLISVTLFAVHCSGCFIYLIADRYPDPSKTWIGAAIPNYRSESLWVRYVTAIYWSITTLTTTGYGDLHAENPREMSFCICFMLFNLGLTAYLIGNMTNLVVQGSCRTRNFRDIIHAASQFAARNQLPDQIRDEMLAHICLRYNTEGLKQKETLDSLPKAVRSSIACHLFLPVLEKVYLFDGVSFTCRLQLVTTLEAEYYPPKETVILQNETPTDAYILVSGAVEVRVMTNGGEKVEKLLSGGDIFGEIGALCNTPQPFTFRTSRVSQLLRLHTTEFKNILQENKHDKEIIMNNLDQKMNSDQRFTTKMMEICQGDQNFGEHNRCSISNQVNVKDESKERETLTSCCSDECCKELNESDRHGAMYKTIEQGFFNRNNDLPDKGAGMENRVSTSQIVDIRKVDAHQHILTDNFMTEYQGIHDRFRKTYPVARELQEITHSCTEDGSVVSERKRVTIHMHPQQNKSSAVPCAKVINLPGSLDQLFNIAQVCQLFSYETAQSRFC; this is encoded by the exons ATGGATAACGTTAGCAACATCTTTCAAAATGACCTACTCCCATCTCTGGGAGCAAGAGCAAACCGATCTATCAAGTTGAGAAAATTCATCATTTCTCCTTATGATGCGCGTTACAG GACCTGGGAAacattcttgcttgtgcttgttgTTTATTCAGCATGGATCTACCCATTTGAACTAGCATTTCTGAGACATCTCTCGTGGAAACTTTTCCTCGTCGAAAACATTGTCAATGGCTTCTTTGCAATTGATATTGTTCTTACCTTTTTTCTAGCATATCTCGATCGCAAGTCTTATCTTCTAGTGGATAATCCAAAAAGGATTGCAGCCAG ATATCTCTCTTCCTGGTTCATTTTTGACGTATGTTCAACGATTCCATATCAACCGTTTGGTCTACTCCTTAACAAGCATGGAAATGGCCTTGCTTATAAGATACTCAACATGCTTCGATTATGGCGTCTTCGGCGCCTCAGTGCATTATTTGCCAG GCTTGAAAAGGATATCCGGCTGAACTACTACTGGATAAGATGCACCAAACTCATTTCT GTTACTCTTTTTGCAGTACATTGTTCAGGATGTTTCATTTACTTAATAGCTGATAGATACCCTGATCCATCAAAAACCTGGATAGGAGCAGCAATACCAAACTACAGATCAGAGAGTCTATGGGTTCGATATGTGACAGCAATTTACTGGTCCATTACAACACTCACAACAACTGGTTATGGCGATCTCCATGCAGAGAATCCAAGAGAAATGTCATTTTGCATATGTTTCATGCTATTTAACCTCGGATTGACAGCATACCTCATAGGTAACATGACAAACCTGGTTGTCCAGGGAAGTTGCCGGACCAGGAACTTT AGAGATATCATCCATGCTGCCTCCCAGTTTGCTGCACGGAATCAGTTACCTGATCAAATTAGGGATGAAATGCTAGCTCATATCTGCTTAAGGTATAACACAGAGGGGCTGAAACAGAAGGAAACATTGGATAGTCTCCCCAAGGCAGTCCGTTCAAGCATAGCGTGCCACTTATTCCTCCCTGTCCTAGAAAAAGTATATCTTTTCGATGGCGTTTCCTTTACTTGCAGGCTCCAATTG GTTACCACGCTGGAAGCAGAGTACTACCCACCAAAAGAAACTGTCATACTCCAGAACGAAACACCTACAGATGCTTACATATTAGTTTCTGGAGCAGTG GAAGTGCGGGTAATGACTAACGGAGGAGAAAAG GTTGAGAAATTACTATCAGGTGGTGACATATTTGGTGAAATAGGAGCTCTTTGCAACACTCCCCAGCCATTTACTTTCCGCACATCCAGAGTTTCACAACTACTGAGGCTGCACACAACAGAGTTCAAAAACATTTTGCAGGAAAACAAACACGACAAAGAAATTATAATGAACAATCTTGACCAG AAAATGAACTCAGATCAAAGGTTCACTACTAAGATGATGGAGATATGTCAAGGGGATCAAAATTTTGGAGAGCACAACCGATGTTCTATATCCAATCAAGTCAACGTaaaggatgaatcaaaagaaagagaaacatTAACATCATGTTGCAGTGATGAATGTTGTAAAGAACTCAATGAATCAGACAGACATGGAGCAATGTACAAGACTATTGAACAGGGTTTCTTCAATAGAAACAATGATTTACCTGATAAAGGTGCGGGTATGGAAAATCGTGTTTCTACAAGTCAGATTGTAGACATAAGAAAGGTAGATGCACATCAACATATATTGACCGACAACTTCATGACAGAATATCAAGGAATTCATGATAGGTTCAGAAAGACATATCCAGTTGCTAGAGAACTCCAGGAGATCACTCATTCATGCACAGAAGATGGTTCCGTGGTTTCAGAAAGAAAAAGAGTGACAATTCATATGCACCCACAGCAAAACAAAAGTTCGGCGGTGCCCTGTGCAAAAGTCATAAATCTGCCAGGATCTCTGGATCAACTATTCAACATAGCTC AAGTTTGCCAGTTATTCTCCTACGAAACTGCTCAATCGAGATTTTGCTGA